The nucleotide sequence GAGGGGCGCGATGGGGCCGTAGCCATCAGAAGCGCTTACTGAAGCTGAGATACCAGGAGCGCGGCTCACCCGGCTGACCGAGGTCTACTGAGAGCCCGAGGCGGGTGAAGATGGTCCGCTGGATGAAGTACTGCTTGTCAAAGAGGTTGGTGACGCCAGCCGCAACCTCGTATTCGTCCCGGTCATTTTCGTATGTAAGACGGGCATTGAAAACCGAATGAGCGGGCTCGTCGAACTCAGGGTAGTTGGTGCTATAGGCGATCTTACCCGTCCAGAACCAGTCGAGACGCGGGGTTAAGGTACCGGTAAGGGCCGGGACTTCGAACTTGTACTGGACACCTCCGTTCAGCGTCCAGTCCGGGAAGGTAAGAGGGCGGCCGAGAGTCCCGCCTCGATCGGTGTAGCCGACGGAGAAGTTGGCCACGAGATAATCGATCGGCTCGAGCGTCGCCTCGAGTTCGAAGCCCTTGATCGGATCTCCTCCCGAGACCGGATAGTTCCACGAACGGCCGATGCACTCGATACCGACGGAGGTGCCGTTCGGCGCGCCGTCGGTTGCGGCGTTGTAAGGCCGGCAGTTGGTGAACTTGCCCTCCCATGCCGTATCCGCCGGGCCATCCGGAATAAGAGTTTCCAGGCCGGGTTTGATGACCAGCGCCGTCGAACTCGGATCGTAGCGCGGCTCGCGTCCGCTAAAGGAGCCGTTGCGCATGGAATACGCCATCCAGAACGCATCACCGTTCAAACGCAACCGGCGGTCGAACAAGTCGGCCTTGAAGCCGATCTCGTAGCTCGTCAGCGCAGTCGGATACTGTTGCTCGATCTGACCAGCCTGGAAAATGCGGGTATTGAACCCCGGAAGACGATAGCCGGTCGATGCCGAGCCGTAGACCATGATCTTGTCGGTGATTTTGTAATCCGCGCCGAGCTTCCAGTCCCATCGGGTGTTCTTGATGGGCAACTGGAAATAGGTGCTGCTGCTTGACGGCGTAAAGACAGTTGATCCTGGCGCGGAAGCATCGAACTGCGCGGTGTAATCGACGAATTTTTTGTCGGTTGAGCGCCGAATGCCGCCGTTAAAGCTCAGGCCCTCGGCGAAGCCGAAGAGCTCATATGGTCGGAGGGTGACGTTGAGATAGCCGGCTTTGGCCTTTGGATAATAGAACACGTCGTGGAACTGTTGCGTGCCGGCGGCTGTATTTTGCGGTTGCCCTCGCTCGGTGGCCTTGCCGTCATAATAGAACAGGCCGGCAGTCCAGTCGACCCAGCCGTGCTGGCCGGTAAGGCGGAGTTCTCCGGTCCAATAGTGCATGTCGTCTTCGTGGTAGATATAAGCGTCCACCAACGGCGTACCATCGTAGTTTGCGCCGAACTGAGTGCTAATCCGGCGCATTCCGACGATCGCCAGCGCCTCGATTTCGTCGGTAATCCCGACCCGAAGCTTGCCGTTTAGGCCCCAGTTCTCCACGGGAACGCGGCGACCCCAGCAGTTGCCGCCGCGGAAAATTGAGCCGTTGTAATAGCCATTGCCGGGGATCGTATATCCGTTCGGAAGCGGATCGCAGTTTGTCTCGTAAGTAGAGTAAATGCTATCGGTTAGGAAGCGTTGATCGAAGCGGAAAGGCGTTCCCGGAACGGAGTAGTGGTCGAACAGTGTGATGAGGTTTTTGTTCACCCCTGGGCCGGAATCGACGATGACGCCGGTGTAGTCTCCATAGGGCGCACCACGTGAATCGAGCCCGCGCAGGTGACCCGCCGTCAGCTGCATGTTGATGTCGGTGACCTTATCCGCCGCGCCTTCGTTATTGGCGTACGAATAGTCTCCCGACACGTTGAGCTCGATGTTGCTCGCCGGTTCCCAGCGCATTGTGGCCCGCGCCGCGCGGACATCCTCTCCGCCAGCGTGATCCATCACGCAGCTCTTAGGCTGCTGCACACCGCCGGCAAAGCTGGTTTTCGAGCTCGCATAGGGGAAGGTGCCCGCCAGCTCCGGAGTGCCATTCAGGTGCATCTGGCAGCTGAAATCGAGTATCTTCATGTAACCCTGCTGCCGCTTGGACACCATCGACAGGTTGACCGCCAGGTTCTCGGAAATGGGTAGATTGACACCGGCGCGAAGGTCGAGGCGGTTTCGCGATCCTACTTTCATGTCGACGTAGGCCGACAGGTCGTCGAAGCTGGCCTTCTTCGACACCATGTTGACCGCACCCGATATTGCGTTGCGTCCGAACAGCGTTCCCTGCGGACCGCGCAGCACCTCGACGTGATCGAGATCGAGCAGATCGAAGTTCGAGCCGAAGACGAATGGGTAGTAAATGTCGTCGATGTAGTAGGCGACCGCGGGCTCTTGCGAGAATTGCGTATCGACAAGACCGATGCCGCGAATTGTCACGGAAACGCCCGCACCGTAAATGGCACCGGATTTCTGGAACGTCGCGTTGGGAACAATCGAACCCAGATCGGCGAAGGTCTTGACCTGGCGGTCTTCAAGCGCGTCAGCGGTCACCGCGGTAATTGCGATCGGCACGTCTTGGACGTTTGTAACGACCTTGGTCGCCGTGACCAGGAT is from Croceibacterium aestuarii and encodes:
- a CDS encoding TonB-dependent receptor, with translation MKKVLAFATCSVLALVIAQPASAQDQNAKEDAAASQSEKAAPSERANGEILVTATKVVTNVQDVPIAITAVTADALEDRQVKTFADLGSIVPNATFQKSGAIYGAGVSVTIRGIGLVDTQFSQEPAVAYYIDDIYYPFVFGSNFDLLDLDHVEVLRGPQGTLFGRNAISGAVNMVSKKASFDDLSAYVDMKVGSRNRLDLRAGVNLPISENLAVNLSMVSKRQQGYMKILDFSCQMHLNGTPELAGTFPYASSKTSFAGGVQQPKSCVMDHAGGEDVRAARATMRWEPASNIELNVSGDYSYANNEGAADKVTDINMQLTAGHLRGLDSRGAPYGDYTGVIVDSGPGVNKNLITLFDHYSVPGTPFRFDQRFLTDSIYSTYETNCDPLPNGYTIPGNGYYNGSIFRGGNCWGRRVPVENWGLNGKLRVGITDEIEALAIVGMRRISTQFGANYDGTPLVDAYIYHEDDMHYWTGELRLTGQHGWVDWTAGLFYYDGKATERGQPQNTAAGTQQFHDVFYYPKAKAGYLNVTLRPYELFGFAEGLSFNGGIRRSTDKKFVDYTAQFDASAPGSTVFTPSSSSTYFQLPIKNTRWDWKLGADYKITDKIMVYGSASTGYRLPGFNTRIFQAGQIEQQYPTALTSYEIGFKADLFDRRLRLNGDAFWMAYSMRNGSFSGREPRYDPSSTALVIKPGLETLIPDGPADTAWEGKFTNCRPYNAATDGAPNGTSVGIECIGRSWNYPVSGGDPIKGFELEATLEPIDYLVANFSVGYTDRGGTLGRPLTFPDWTLNGGVQYKFEVPALTGTLTPRLDWFWTGKIAYSTNYPEFDEPAHSVFNARLTYENDRDEYEVAAGVTNLFDKQYFIQRTIFTRLGLSVDLGQPGEPRSWYLSFSKRF